The Halotia branconii CENA392 region TTCTGTCAACCGCCGAGATTGCTGGTGGACAAAGTTAAATAGTTTGCTTTGATAACGACCAGAAGAACCAGAAGACATGGTAGTGATTTATTTAGTTTGAGTCTTGATGAGTTGTGAGACTCCCGTCAAAAAATAAAAACGACAAAATCTTAGATTATCGTCAGTGTCCTTATCTTAACGAAAATATGACCCCGACTGTACCTCAATTTCATACCGAATTAATCTCACAAGCAATTGAGCAATTACGCTCTTGTTGTCAAGTCAATGTTCATCTTACATGGTTATGCCAAGAATCTGACCTGAGTATTACTGATGTTTTGGCTTCTGATTGGTCTAATTGGCAACTTGCACAGCTAAATGAGAAAAACCATATTGCTTGGACAGGTGGGAAAAAAGTATTGTGGCTGGTGCAAAGATTGGTAGTTCCTCAAAAATTGCAAGGCTATCCTTTAGCGGGGTTGTCTATGCGGTTGGCGTTGGTTTGGTGGGCGGATTCTGCTGAAATTTATGTGAATGGGAACTTAGTGTTAGAGGGAGATTTATTTGATTGTTCGCCGAGAGTGCTTCTGAGTGAGGAAGTAATGCCAGGGGAAGAATTTATTGTGGCTTTGCGGTTAGTGAGTCCGGGGCATGATTGTGGTGCTTTGGTGCGATCGCTCCTTGTATATGAGACTATTGATGATAATCCTGATCCGGGGTTTGTGGCTGATGAATTGGCGGTAGTACAACTTTTTTTGCAAAGGTTGGATGTGTTGGGTGAGGCGGTTAAGAAGGTAACGAACCGCCAAGGCGCAGAGGACACAAAGGAGGAATGGCAAAGAATACTTTGTGCTGTTCGTCAGAGTCTTTCTCAATTGCAAATCCCAAATTTAAAGTCTAAAATTTTTCTGTTGGGTCATGCTCATTTGGATTTAGCATGGCTTTGGCCTGTGAGTGAAACTTGGAATGCAGCCCAAAAGACTTTTGCATCTGTGCTGAAGTTACAACAAGATTTTCCTGAGTTAATTTTCTGTCATTCAACTCCGGCACTTTATGCTTGGATTGAAGAACATCGGCCAGATTTATTTGCAGCAATTCAACAGGCGGTAGCTGCTGGATGGTGGGAAGTCGTTGGCGGTTTGTGGGTGGAACCAGAATTAAATTTGATTGCTGGTGAGTCTATAGTCCGTCAATTATTGTACGGTCAGCGTTATGTGCAGGAAAAATTCGGTAAGATTTCAGCCGTGGCTTGGCTACCGGATACTTTTGGTTTTTGTGCAACTTTACCGCAGTTTTTGGTGAATGCAGGTGTTGAGTATTTTGTCACCCAAAAGTTACGGTGGAATGATACTACTAAGTTTGATTATGGGGCTTTTTGGTGGCGATCGCCTGATGGTAGTCAAATTTTTAGTTTGATGTCTGCGCTGATTGGTGAAGGCATTGACCCTATTAAAATGGTATCCTATTCTTTAGAATGGCAAACCCAAACCGATTTACAAGATGCGCTATGGCTTCCCGGTGTGGGCGACCACGGCGGCGGCCCTACCCGTGATATGTTAGAAACTGCCCAACGTTGGCAAAAGTCGCCTTTCTTCCCAGATTTACAATTCACGACATCCCAAAAGTATTTACAGCAAATCCAGTCAAAAGAAAGTTCCCAAACTTCCTTTCCGACTTGGAATGATGAACTATATTTAGAATTTCATCGCGGCTGCTATACTACTCACGCAGATCAAAAACGCTGGAATCGACGTTGTGAAGTTTTATTATATGAGGCTGAATTATTTGCTACTTTAGCAATAGTCAGTTGTGGTGTGATATATCCTCAAGCAGAAATCGAAACTGCTTGGAAGCAAGTATTATTTCAGCAATTTCATGATATTTTACCTGGTTCTTCAATTACCCAAGTTTATACAGATGCATTGCCCCAGTGGCAGCAAGTGGCACAAGTCGGAACGAAGATATTAAACGAATCATTGCGAGCGATCGCATCTCAGGCTATCTTACCATCACCTCCACATCCCCAAGCCCAACCGATATTTATTTTTAATTCTCTCAATTGGCAGCGTTCTGAGGTAGTATCGGTTGCTTTACCTACACTAACAATAGCTAACCAAGAATGGCAAATTTATGATTGTGCTGGACAGCAACTCATTTCTCAATTACCCCAACCATCAACACTACTATTTTTAGCTTCTGATATTCCACCAGTTGGCTACCGCATATTTTGGCTTTCTCCCTCATCTTCCTCATCTCCATTATCTGTTTCATCTTCACCAGACTGGATTCTAGAAAACGAATTTCTCCGGGTTGTTATTGATCCTGATACGGGAGATTTGTCTAGTGTTTTTGACAAAACTTATCAACGGGAAATTTTGAGTGGTGCGGGTAATCAACTGCAAGGTTTTAAAGACAGTGGTCAATATTGGGATGCTTGGAATATAGATCCTAACTACACTCAGCATCCATTACCTGCAACAAACCTTAAATCTATACAATGGCTAGAACAAGGATTAGTCCAAAGTCGTGTGCGCGTAGTGCGTCAGTTGGGCGAATCAGAATTTTGCCAAGATTATATTTTGCCAGCTAATTCACCCATGCTGAAGATAGCCTCTATTGTGAATTGGCAAGAAAATCAGGTATTGGTGAAAGCAGCTTTTCCTCTCAACGTGGAAGCAGACTTTGCTACTTATGAAATTCCCTGTGGCGCAATTCGCCGTTCAACTAAATTAGAAACACCCGCAGAAAAAGCAAAATGGGAAGTTCCCGCCTTACGTTGGGCTGATTTGACTGAAGAGACAGAAGTGGGTATCTATGGTGTCAGCTTGCTGAATGATTGTAAATATGGTTACGACAGTCAATTAAATCAACTACGTTTAACATTACTACGCAGTCCCAACTGGCCAGACCCAGAGACTG contains the following coding sequences:
- a CDS encoding alpha-mannosidase → MTPTVPQFHTELISQAIEQLRSCCQVNVHLTWLCQESDLSITDVLASDWSNWQLAQLNEKNHIAWTGGKKVLWLVQRLVVPQKLQGYPLAGLSMRLALVWWADSAEIYVNGNLVLEGDLFDCSPRVLLSEEVMPGEEFIVALRLVSPGHDCGALVRSLLVYETIDDNPDPGFVADELAVVQLFLQRLDVLGEAVKKVTNRQGAEDTKEEWQRILCAVRQSLSQLQIPNLKSKIFLLGHAHLDLAWLWPVSETWNAAQKTFASVLKLQQDFPELIFCHSTPALYAWIEEHRPDLFAAIQQAVAAGWWEVVGGLWVEPELNLIAGESIVRQLLYGQRYVQEKFGKISAVAWLPDTFGFCATLPQFLVNAGVEYFVTQKLRWNDTTKFDYGAFWWRSPDGSQIFSLMSALIGEGIDPIKMVSYSLEWQTQTDLQDALWLPGVGDHGGGPTRDMLETAQRWQKSPFFPDLQFTTSQKYLQQIQSKESSQTSFPTWNDELYLEFHRGCYTTHADQKRWNRRCEVLLYEAELFATLAIVSCGVIYPQAEIETAWKQVLFQQFHDILPGSSITQVYTDALPQWQQVAQVGTKILNESLRAIASQAILPSPPHPQAQPIFIFNSLNWQRSEVVSVALPTLTIANQEWQIYDCAGQQLISQLPQPSTLLFLASDIPPVGYRIFWLSPSSSSSPLSVSSSPDWILENEFLRVVIDPDTGDLSSVFDKTYQREILSGAGNQLQGFKDSGQYWDAWNIDPNYTQHPLPATNLKSIQWLEQGLVQSRVRVVRQLGESEFCQDYILPANSPMLKIASIVNWQENQVLVKAAFPLNVEADFATYEIPCGAIRRSTKLETPAEKAKWEVPALRWADLTEETEVGIYGVSLLNDCKYGYDSQLNQLRLTLLRSPNWPDPETDRGWHEFTYTLYPHAGSWESADTVRHGYELNTPLKVILNPLTTRQSSSALADSMSFLDLSAKNLILMALKPAEDNSQELILRCYESHGETTELCLQSDLGLNLGDRVDLLERSISEKQSIKIQPWKIASFKVKYKEKGLGTRD